A section of the Pochonia chlamydosporia 170 chromosome 2, whole genome shotgun sequence genome encodes:
- a CDS encoding aminopeptidase (similar to Metarhizium acridum CQMa 102 XP_007814309.1), translating into MNSPYAKELTISFGALRKASQLSQSIISAQDKGVIEKDDLSPVTVADFAVQALLIATFKNAFPEDRVVGEEDAKSLRDNPVLLDRVWDLLQRIKSDDDSSLCVLPESKEHVCDLIDLAGSSRPQGEGSGRTWVFDPIDGTKTYVRGELYAINIALLVDGKQVLGSVGCPNMSIDATAPLKNEHIDSFGEGCIVFAVRGHGAYTRPMNALISNTDARRLPQVSHSTDIRFVTCVGLVDSALDGVHEVVADKLGAAFPGCDLVPWVLRWATLALGLGNTTVWVYKRRDRFAKVWDHAGAMLLFEETGGKITDVLGRPIDLTAGRKMSANFGFVAAPEHLHARVLETVHQVLKEQGHTEMLTV; encoded by the coding sequence ATGAACAGCCCCTACGCCAAAGAACTCACCATATCCTTCGGCGCCCTTCGAAAAGCGTCCCAACTAAGCCAGTCCATAATATCAGCCCAAGACAAAGGCGTCATCGAAAAAGATGATCTCAGCCCCGTCACCGTCGCCGACTTCGCTGTCCAGGCACTACTCATAGCTACATTTAAGAACGCATTCCCCGAAGACAGGGTAgtcggagaagaagatgccaagaGCTTAAGGGACAACCCCGTTCTTTTGGATCGGGTATGGGACCTTTTGCAGCGGATAAagagtgatgatgattctTCGCTTTGTGTTTTGCCAGAGTCAAAAGAGCATGTGTGCGACCTCATTGACCTAGCGGGATCGAGTCGACCCCAAGGAGAAGGGTCAGGACGAACATGGGTATTTGACCCAATTGATGGGACGAAAACGTACGTTCGGGGTGAACTTTACGCCATCAATATTGCCCTCCTGGTGGATGGCAAGCAAGTTCTCGGGTCCGTTGGATGTCCAAACATGTCTATAGATGCGACTGCACCACTGAAAAATGAACACATTGACTCTTTTGGGGAAGGATGCATTGTATTTGCGGTCCGCGGACACGGCGCTTATACCCGACCGATGAATGCATTAATCAGCAACACAGATGCCAGAAGACTGCCGCAAGTCTCCCACTCAACAGACATCCGCTTCGTCACATGCGTCGGCCTCGTTGATTCCGCGCTCGATGGTGTTCATGAAGTGGTAGCCGACAAACTAGGAGCCGCATTCCCCGGGTGTGATTTGGTTCCATGGGTTCTTCGCTGGGCGACACTGGCTCTCGGACTGGGAAATACCACGGTGTGGGTGTACAAGCGACGAGATCGATTTGCCAAGGTGTGGGATCACGCAGGTGCTATGCTTCTGTTCGAGGAGACGGGTGGCAAGATTACAGATGTCTTAGGGAGACCAATTGACTTGACGGCGGGTAGGAAGATGAGCGCAAATTTTGGGTTCGTAGCTGCTCCGGAGCATCTTCATGCGAGGGTATTGGAGACAGTTCATCAAGTTCTGAAAGAGCAGGGGCATACGGAAATGTTGACGGTTTGA